From Nomascus leucogenys isolate Asia chromosome 15, Asia_NLE_v1, whole genome shotgun sequence, a single genomic window includes:
- the MYOD1 gene encoding myoblast determination protein 1, which produces MELLSPPLRDVDLTAPDGSLCSFATTDDFYDDPCFDSPDLRFFEDLDPRLMHVGALLKPEEHSHFPAAVHPAPGAREDEHVRAPSGHHQAGRCLLWACKACKRKTTNADRRKAATMRERRRLSKVNEAFETLKRCTSSNPNQRLPKVEILRNAIRYIEGLQALLRDQDAAPPGAAAAFYAPGPLPPGRGGEHYSGDSDASSPRSNCSDGMMDYSGPPSGARRRNCYEGAYYNEAPSEPRPGKSAAVSSLDCLSSIVERISTESPAAPALLLADVPSESPPRRQEAAAPSEGESSGDPTQSPDAAPQCPAGANPNPIYQVL; this is translated from the exons ATGGAGCTACTGTCGCCGCCGCTCCGCGACGTAGACCTGACGGCCCCCGACGGCTCTCTCTGCTCCTTTGCCACAACGGACGACTTCTATGACGACCCGTGTTTCGACTCCCCGGACCTGCGCTTCTTCGAAGACCTGGACCCGCGCCTGATGCACGTGGGCGCGCTCCTGAAACCCGAAGAGCACTCGCACTTCCCCGCTGCGGTGCACCCGGCCCCGGGCGCACGTGAGGACGAGCATGTGCGCGCGCCCAGCGGGCACCACCAGGCGGGCCGCTGCCTACTGTGGGCCTGCAAGGCGTGCAAGCGCAAGACCACCAACGCTGACCGCCGCAAGGCCGCCACCATGCGCGAGCGGCGCCGCCTGAGCAAAGTAAATGAGGCCTTTGAGACACTCAAGCGCTGCACGTCGAGCAACCCAAACCAGCGGTTGCCCAAGGTGGAGATCCTGCGCAACGCCATCCGCTATATCGAGGGCCTGCAGGCTCTGCTGCGCGACCAGGACGCCGCGCCCCCTGGCGCCGCCGCCGCCTTCTATGCGCCGGGCCCGCTGCCCCCGGGCCGCGGCGGCGAGCACTACAGCGGCGACTCCGACGCGTCCAGCCCGCGCTCCAACTGCTCCGACGGCATG ATGGACTACAGCGGCCCCCCGAGCGGCGCCCGGCGGCGGAACTGCTACGAAGGCGCCTACTACAACGAGGCGCCCAGCG AACCCAGGCCCGGGAAGAGTGCGGCGGTGTCGAGCCTAGACTGCCTGTCCAGCATCGTGGAGCGCATCTCCACCGAGAGCCCTGCGGCGCCCGCCCTCCTGCTGGCCGACGTGCCTTCTGAGTCGCCTCCGCGCAGGCAAGAGGCTGCGGCCCCCAGCGAGGGAGAGAGCAGCGGCGACCCCACCCAGTCACCGGACGCCGCCCCGCAGTGCCCTGCGGGTGCGAACCCCAACCCGATATACCAGGTGCTCTGA